A single window of Nicotiana sylvestris chromosome 5, ASM39365v2, whole genome shotgun sequence DNA harbors:
- the LOC104250035 gene encoding protein OXIDATIVE STRESS 3 LIKE 1-like, producing MSIVLERNNSSDPRIERSGFGHGMTSIPIYKSPEHVIGDLRDEEEDRSSISSATSSCSSIGRNSDDSPAGRSSSDGGDGDGDGEEVQSPFKTGGGLDNLEALEEVLPMKRSISKFYAGKSKSFTSLADAASISSVKEIVKPEDAYTRKRKNLLAHNNFFGKNRNRIPSIGNGGMYKRPINSRSSSALAAAMSCSDSYNSSESLNSSPSSPCLALPPLPPQSRRYRYESSSSPPEQKFSSWRSFSLSDLQGAAAAATPTLTGIKE from the exons ATGTCGATTGTGTTGGAAAGGAATAATAGCAGTGATCCTCGGATCGAACGGTCAGGATTCGGCCACGGAATGACGTCTATTCCGATCTACAAGTCGCCGGAGCACGTCATCGGTGATCTTCGGGACGAGGAGGAAGATCGGAGCTCTATTTCCTCTGCTACTTCGTCTTGTTCTTCAATCGGGAGAAACAGTGACGACTCGCCGGCGGGAAGATCCTCATCGGACGGCGGAGACGGTGACGGGGATGGAGAGGAAGTGCAGAGTCCATTCAAAACTGGAGGAGGTTTGGATAATTTGGAGGCTTTGGAGGAGGTTTTGCCTATGAA GAGGAGCATTTCAAAGTTTTATGCTGGTAAATCGAAATCTTTTACCAGTCTAGCTGATGCGGCATCAATTTCATCTGTTAAAGAAATTGTCAAGCCGGAGGATGCATACACCAGGAAACGCAAGAACTTGCTTGCTCACAACAATTTCTTTGGCAAAAATCGTAATCGCATCCCAAGTATTGGTAATGGTGGGATGTACAAAAGACCAATCAACTCTAGAAGCTCATCAGCTCTTGCTGCAGCTATGAGCTGCTCTGACAGCTATAATAGTTCCGAGTCTTTGAACTCAAGCCCATCATCACCTTGTCTCGCTCTTCCTCCTCTGCCTCCGCAATCACGAAGATATAGATATGAGTCCTCATCATCTCCTCCGGAACAAAAATTCAGTTCATGGAGGTCTTTCTCGTTATCTGATCTGCAAGGTGCTGCTGCTGCTGCAACTCCCACCCTAACGGGAATAAAGGAATAA